The Lysobacter panacisoli genome includes a window with the following:
- the pheA gene encoding prephenate dehydratase: MSRKSDKTPKKAAPAATRKPASKKVAPTAPEVDVAPLDLATLRTRIDGIDRHIQELIAERAQFANQVGKAKGKLAAAVDYYRPEREAQVLRRVVDRNDGPLNDEVLVRLFREIMSACLAQQEPLKIGYLGPEGTHSQQAVYKHFGHSIHGLPLSSIEEVFQEVEAGHADFGVVPVENSTQGTIQSTLDMFLTSKLKICGEVELRVHQHLLSRGGRIEDIERVYSHPQSFAQCKAWLRQYLPKAEKIPVGSNAEAARRARSSDDAAAIAGISAANVYGLKSIAGPIEDRPDNTTRFLVIGRELFPPSGNDRTSLMVFIKDQPGALYHVLAPFATHGLSMNRIESRPGHTGLWQYAFFIDIGGHVHEEAMRRALDELDDYAQEVKVLGSYPVAIA, translated from the coding sequence ATGAGCAGGAAGAGCGACAAGACCCCGAAGAAGGCCGCGCCCGCCGCCACTCGCAAGCCCGCGTCGAAGAAGGTCGCCCCCACGGCGCCGGAAGTCGACGTCGCGCCGCTCGATCTCGCCACGTTGCGCACGCGCATCGACGGCATCGATCGGCATATCCAGGAGCTGATCGCCGAGCGCGCGCAGTTCGCGAACCAGGTCGGCAAGGCCAAGGGCAAGCTCGCCGCCGCGGTGGACTACTACCGTCCCGAGCGCGAGGCACAGGTGCTGCGCCGCGTGGTCGACCGCAACGACGGTCCGCTCAACGACGAAGTGCTGGTGCGGCTGTTCCGCGAGATCATGTCGGCCTGCCTTGCCCAGCAGGAGCCGCTGAAGATCGGCTACCTCGGTCCGGAAGGCACGCATTCGCAGCAGGCCGTGTACAAGCATTTCGGTCATTCGATCCACGGCCTGCCGCTGTCGAGCATCGAGGAAGTGTTCCAGGAAGTGGAAGCCGGCCACGCCGACTTCGGCGTGGTGCCGGTGGAGAACTCCACGCAGGGCACGATCCAGTCCACGCTCGACATGTTCCTGACCTCGAAGCTGAAGATCTGCGGCGAAGTCGAGCTGCGCGTGCACCAGCACCTGCTGTCGCGCGGCGGCCGCATCGAGGACATCGAACGCGTCTACTCGCATCCGCAGTCGTTCGCGCAGTGCAAGGCATGGCTGCGCCAGTACCTGCCGAAGGCGGAGAAGATCCCCGTCGGCAGCAATGCAGAGGCCGCGCGTCGCGCGCGCAGTTCCGACGACGCGGCAGCCATCGCCGGCATCAGTGCGGCCAACGTGTACGGATTGAAGTCGATCGCCGGTCCGATCGAGGATCGCCCGGACAACACCACGCGCTTCCTCGTCATCGGCCGCGAGCTGTTCCCGCCGTCGGGCAACGACCGGACCTCGCTGATGGTGTTCATCAAGGATCAGCCGGGCGCGCTGTACCACGTGCTGGCGCCGTTCGCGACGCACGGGCTGAGCATGAACCGCATCGAGTCGCGCCCCGGCCATACCGGGCTGTGGCAGTACGCGTTCTTCATCGACATCGGCGGCCACGTGCACGAGGAGGCGATGCGTCGCGCGCTGGACGAACTGGACGACTATGCGCAGGAAGTGAAGGTGCTGGGTTCCTACCCGGTCGCCATCGCATGA
- a CDS encoding FFLEELY motif protein, which yields MPPGRPRRRPLGARLEWLLREHQSIHDPHHEPRNGLAWLPELRRWQARRLEHSFDRFLRDPERRPAAQFFLSDVYNEHDFSRRDADIARVLPMMQRLLPAALLETVADAIELGLLTHAFDLRMAQVLERIGGSRRRLDAVLYAQAYRECGLPRLRRHQIDLIARVGLGLGQALRLPGISTLLRLSRTPARAAGLSELQGFLERGFTAFAELGDARRFIGEIEQDERDVSRRLFAGEADPFRGPVE from the coding sequence ATGCCCCCCGGCCGCCCCCGCAGACGCCCCCTGGGCGCGCGGCTGGAATGGCTGCTGCGCGAACACCAGTCCATCCACGACCCCCACCACGAACCACGCAACGGCCTGGCCTGGCTGCCGGAACTGCGGCGCTGGCAGGCCCGGCGGCTGGAGCACAGCTTCGACCGGTTCCTGCGCGACCCCGAGCGCCGGCCGGCGGCGCAGTTCTTCCTCAGCGACGTCTACAACGAGCACGACTTCAGCCGGCGCGACGCGGACATCGCCCGCGTGCTGCCGATGATGCAGCGCCTGTTGCCCGCGGCCCTGCTGGAAACCGTAGCCGATGCGATCGAACTGGGCCTGCTCACCCACGCCTTCGACCTGCGCATGGCGCAGGTGCTCGAACGCATCGGCGGATCGCGTCGTCGCCTCGACGCCGTGCTGTATGCACAGGCCTATCGCGAATGCGGACTGCCGCGCCTGCGCCGGCACCAGATCGACTTGATCGCCCGGGTCGGGCTAGGGCTCGGGCAGGCGCTGCGCCTGCCGGGCATATCGACCCTGCTGCGCCTGTCGCGCACGCCCGCGCGCGCGGCGGGGCTGTCGGAGCTGCAGGGTTTCCTCGAACGCGGGTTCACGGCATTCGCCGAGCTCGGCGACGCGCGTCGTTTCATCGGCGAGATCGAACAGGACGAGCGCGACGTGTCGCGCCGTCTGTTCGCGGGCGAAGCGGACCCGTTCCGTGGTCCGGTCGAATGA
- the msrQ gene encoding protein-methionine-sulfoxide reductase heme-binding subunit MsrQ → MRKASTALIAAKTLVHVLALTPAAILGWQIREEFLTGSGGLGADPVAEIEHRLGLWALRFLMITLAITPLRQLTGQPVLLRFRRMLGLYAFAYATVHFSAYLVLDLRGYWTQIFEEIVKRPYITVGFTAWLLLLPLALTSTQAAIRRLGRNWARLHKLVYAIAVLAVLHFWWLVKSDIREPALYAGILALLLGWRVWKRAVSARRTAAAG, encoded by the coding sequence ATGCGCAAAGCCTCCACTGCGCTGATCGCCGCCAAGACCCTGGTGCACGTGCTGGCGCTGACGCCGGCCGCGATCCTGGGCTGGCAGATCCGCGAGGAATTCCTTACCGGCAGCGGCGGCCTTGGCGCCGATCCCGTCGCCGAGATCGAACACCGTCTGGGCCTGTGGGCGCTGCGGTTCCTGATGATCACCCTGGCGATCACGCCGCTCCGGCAACTGACCGGCCAGCCGGTGCTGCTGCGCTTCCGGCGCATGCTGGGGTTGTATGCGTTCGCGTACGCCACGGTGCACTTCAGCGCCTACCTCGTGCTGGACCTGCGCGGCTACTGGACGCAGATCTTCGAGGAGATCGTCAAGCGTCCCTACATCACCGTGGGCTTCACCGCGTGGCTGTTGCTGCTGCCCCTGGCGCTGACCTCGACGCAGGCGGCGATCCGCCGGCTGGGCCGCAACTGGGCACGGCTGCACAAGCTGGTCTATGCCATCGCCGTGCTGGCGGTGCTGCACTTCTGGTGGCTGGTGAAGTCGGACATCCGCGAGCCGGCCCTGTATGCCGGCATCCTCGCCTTGTTGCTGGGCTGGCGGGTATGGAAGCGCGCGGTCAGCGCGCGCCGTACAGCAGCAGCAGGCTGA
- a CDS encoding FHA domain-containing protein: MNALRLRFQNREHADLALSPGVHAIGYDRHGVLGEVATDAAVAQFCVDRRGVWLQVREGAPGLHVNGRPVKRMAMLRVGDAVFVDGTELVLLAGDPLPAPADYGFSGGTDTRMLLRGVGGPHHGRSFTLDKPRTVGRAGESDIRINEPSFAERHARLEAHADGVVLRDLGSVEGSLVNGRPVRHALLQPGDQVVFGSQHRFIVEAPVPRAGASETAAPAPKRVPVVEETRTPSTLPQSVRRMPWLLLAALLIAAALSLLLLYGAR, from the coding sequence GTGAATGCCCTCCGCCTGCGATTCCAGAACCGTGAACATGCCGACCTGGCGCTGAGCCCGGGCGTGCACGCCATCGGCTACGACCGCCACGGCGTGCTCGGCGAAGTCGCGACCGATGCGGCCGTCGCGCAGTTCTGCGTGGACCGTCGTGGCGTCTGGCTGCAGGTGCGCGAAGGCGCGCCCGGTCTGCACGTCAACGGCCGGCCGGTAAAGCGCATGGCCATGCTGCGCGTCGGCGATGCGGTGTTCGTCGACGGCACCGAACTGGTCCTGCTGGCGGGCGATCCCTTGCCCGCGCCGGCGGATTACGGTTTCTCCGGCGGCACCGACACGCGCATGCTGCTGCGCGGCGTGGGCGGTCCGCACCACGGACGCAGCTTCACCCTCGACAAGCCGCGCACGGTCGGTCGTGCCGGTGAGAGCGACATCCGCATCAACGAGCCGTCCTTCGCCGAACGCCATGCACGCCTTGAAGCACATGCCGATGGCGTGGTGCTGCGCGATCTCGGTTCGGTCGAAGGCAGCCTGGTCAACGGCCGTCCGGTCCGCCACGCGCTGCTGCAGCCGGGCGACCAGGTGGTGTTCGGCAGCCAGCATCGTTTCATCGTGGAGGCACCGGTGCCGCGCGCCGGCGCCAGCGAAACCGCGGCGCCCGCACCCAAGCGCGTGCCGGTGGTCGAGGAAACGCGCACGCCCTCGACGTTGCCGCAATCGGTGCGGCGCATGCCGTGGCTGCTGCTGGCCGCGCTGCTGATCGCGGCCGCGCTCAGCCTGCTGCTGCTGTACGGCGCGCGCTGA
- the hisC gene encoding histidinol-phosphate transaminase, whose translation MSVLHDEAWFAARASRGVQGLKAYDPGHDLVAFRRKYGTENLVELGSNENPYGPSPAARAAIVAQLDSLHRYPDPLGADLKRALAAKHGVETNRILLGNGSHELLMLLAQVFAGPGDDVVFSRYGFAVFALATQAAGASRIVVDALPDDHPVMPLGHDLDAIATAITPATKLVYLANPNNPTGTWFGREAFAAFMAKVPSDVIVVMDEAYAEMADADADAATALPFLSSHPNLLLTRTFSKAYGLAGLRVGYLIGAPGLVAVMERLRESFNVNGPALAACEAALGDVAHLDSGCERNSAQRIELARALERRDLRTYPSQTNFLLVRFGPQTAQVEAALTARGVVLRPMGGYGLPECLRITVGNPDENRRLLAALDDVLETLR comes from the coding sequence ATGAGCGTCCTCCACGATGAAGCCTGGTTCGCCGCGCGCGCTTCGCGCGGCGTGCAGGGGCTGAAGGCGTACGACCCGGGACACGACCTGGTCGCGTTCCGCAGGAAGTACGGCACCGAGAACCTCGTCGAACTGGGTTCCAACGAAAATCCCTACGGTCCGTCGCCCGCCGCGCGCGCGGCCATCGTCGCCCAGCTCGATTCACTGCATCGCTACCCGGACCCGCTCGGTGCGGATCTCAAGCGCGCACTCGCGGCGAAGCACGGCGTGGAGACGAACCGGATCCTGCTCGGCAACGGTTCGCACGAACTGCTGATGCTGCTGGCGCAGGTGTTCGCCGGCCCCGGCGACGATGTGGTGTTCTCGCGCTACGGGTTCGCTGTGTTCGCGCTGGCGACGCAGGCGGCCGGTGCGAGCCGCATCGTCGTCGATGCGTTGCCCGACGATCATCCGGTCATGCCGCTGGGTCACGACCTGGACGCCATCGCCACGGCGATCACGCCGGCGACGAAGCTGGTGTACCTGGCCAATCCGAACAATCCGACCGGCACCTGGTTTGGCCGCGAGGCGTTCGCCGCCTTCATGGCGAAGGTGCCATCCGATGTCATCGTCGTGATGGACGAGGCCTACGCCGAGATGGCCGACGCGGACGCCGATGCAGCGACCGCGCTGCCGTTCCTGTCGTCGCATCCCAACCTGCTGCTCACGCGCACCTTCAGCAAGGCTTACGGCCTGGCGGGCCTGCGCGTTGGCTACCTGATCGGTGCGCCGGGACTGGTCGCGGTGATGGAGCGTCTGCGCGAGAGTTTCAACGTCAACGGCCCCGCGCTGGCGGCGTGCGAAGCAGCGCTCGGCGATGTCGCGCATCTGGATTCGGGCTGCGAGCGCAACAGCGCGCAGCGGATCGAGCTCGCGCGCGCGCTGGAACGACGCGACCTGCGCACGTATCCGTCGCAGACGAACTTCCTGCTGGTGCGCTTCGGGCCGCAGACGGCACAGGTTGAAGCGGCGCTGACCGCGCGCGGCGTGGTGCTGCGTCCGATGGGCGGTTACGGCCTGCCCGAATGCCTGCGCATCACCGTCGGAAATCCCGACGAGAACCGCCGCCTGCTCGCGGCGCTCGACGACGTGCTGGAGACGCTGCGATGA
- the aroA gene encoding 3-phosphoshikimate 1-carboxyvinyltransferase — MSASWIARAGQPLRGRVRVPGDKSVSHRAVMLGAIAEGTTHVRGFLEGEDTRATARVFEQLGVRIETPSASERIVHGVGLHGLRASDAPLDCGNAGTGMRLLAGALAGQSFDSALVGDASLSKRPMRRVIEPLSRMGAVIESEQGGVPPLRIRGGRTLLGIEYTLPVASAQVKSALLLAGLYASGETVVHEPHPTRDYTERMLSAFGWPIEFSPGHARLSGGHRLVATDVNVPADFSSAAFFLVAASIVPGSELRLEAVGMNPRRTGLLTALRRMGADIREENSSEQGGEPVADLVVRHAPLHGIEVDGELAPDMIDEFPALFVAAACADGVTTVRDAAELRVKESDRIATMAQGLRALGVDIDEHPDGATIVPGPIGSGRVDSHGDHRIAMSFAVAAQRAAGEVRINDVANVATSFPGFEMLARGCGVALDAG, encoded by the coding sequence ATGAGCGCTTCGTGGATCGCGCGCGCCGGCCAGCCGTTGCGCGGACGCGTGCGCGTGCCGGGCGACAAGTCGGTGTCGCACCGGGCGGTGATGCTCGGTGCGATTGCAGAAGGCACCACGCACGTGCGCGGTTTCCTCGAAGGCGAGGACACGCGTGCGACCGCGCGTGTGTTCGAGCAGCTCGGGGTGCGCATCGAAACGCCGAGTGCGAGCGAGCGCATCGTCCACGGCGTCGGATTGCACGGTCTTCGCGCCAGCGATGCGCCGCTCGACTGCGGCAACGCCGGCACCGGCATGCGCCTGCTCGCCGGTGCGTTGGCGGGCCAGTCCTTCGACAGCGCACTGGTCGGCGACGCCTCGTTGTCGAAGCGGCCGATGCGACGCGTGATCGAGCCGCTGTCGCGCATGGGCGCGGTGATCGAATCCGAGCAAGGCGGCGTGCCGCCGCTGCGCATCCGTGGTGGACGCACGCTGCTGGGCATCGAGTACACGCTGCCGGTCGCCAGCGCGCAGGTGAAGTCGGCGTTGCTGCTCGCTGGCCTGTACGCGAGCGGCGAGACCGTCGTGCACGAACCGCACCCCACGCGCGACTACACCGAGCGCATGCTGTCGGCGTTCGGCTGGCCGATCGAATTCTCTCCGGGCCATGCGCGCCTGAGTGGTGGACATCGCCTCGTCGCAACCGACGTCAACGTGCCCGCGGACTTTTCCTCCGCGGCGTTCTTCCTGGTCGCGGCGAGCATCGTGCCCGGCTCGGAACTCCGCCTCGAAGCAGTCGGCATGAACCCGCGCCGCACCGGCCTGCTCACCGCGCTGCGGCGCATGGGCGCCGACATCCGCGAGGAGAACTCGAGCGAGCAGGGCGGCGAACCGGTCGCGGACCTGGTGGTGCGCCATGCACCGCTGCACGGCATCGAAGTCGACGGCGAACTCGCACCGGACATGATCGATGAGTTTCCCGCGCTGTTCGTCGCCGCGGCCTGCGCGGACGGTGTCACCACCGTGCGTGATGCGGCCGAACTGCGCGTCAAGGAATCCGACCGCATCGCGACGATGGCCCAGGGCCTGCGCGCGCTCGGCGTGGACATCGATGAGCATCCGGACGGCGCGACCATCGTTCCGGGCCCGATCGGTTCCGGTCGCGTCGACAGCCACGGCGATCACCGCATCGCGATGAGCTTCGCGGTGGCCGCGCAGCGTGCGGCGGGCGAGGTGCGGATCAACGACGTCGCCAACGTGGCGACGTCGTTCCCGGGATTCGAAATGCTGGCGCGCGGCTGCGGCGTGGCGCTGGACGCGGGCTGA
- the msrP gene encoding protein-methionine-sulfoxide reductase catalytic subunit MsrP, translating into MSLRDALKIPASEITDESVYRDRRRLLAAFATAPALGLSGCVDAEPPPPPKVTLTPAQAKSGFRTDETLTRFEDITTYNNFYEFGTGKADPSRAARTLRTRPWTVAVGGHCAKPGNVALDDLLRGFTPDERVYRLRCVEGWSMVIPWLGVPLGDVLKRFEPTSQAKYVAFTTIADPKQTPGVVWPSLDWPYREGLRIDEAMHPLTLLATGLYGKPLLQQNGAPLRLVVPWKYGFKSIKSIVAIDFVEKMPETAWHDAQPSEYGFFSNVNPNVDHPRWSQKSERRIAGTASKLFAERIPTRMFNGYADQVGGLYRGLDLKKWF; encoded by the coding sequence ATGTCGCTGCGCGACGCACTCAAGATCCCCGCCTCCGAAATCACGGACGAATCGGTCTACCGCGACCGGCGGCGCCTGCTCGCCGCCTTCGCCACCGCGCCCGCGCTGGGGCTGTCGGGCTGCGTCGACGCCGAGCCCCCGCCGCCGCCGAAGGTCACCCTGACGCCCGCGCAGGCTAAGTCCGGCTTTCGCACGGACGAGACGCTGACCCGTTTCGAGGACATCACCACCTACAACAACTTCTACGAGTTCGGCACCGGCAAGGCCGACCCCTCGCGCGCCGCGCGCACCCTGCGCACCCGGCCGTGGACGGTGGCGGTCGGCGGCCATTGCGCCAAACCCGGCAATGTCGCGCTGGACGACCTGCTCAGGGGATTCACGCCCGATGAGCGCGTCTATCGCCTGCGCTGCGTCGAAGGCTGGTCGATGGTGATCCCGTGGCTGGGTGTCCCGCTGGGCGACGTGCTCAAACGTTTCGAACCGACGTCGCAGGCGAAGTACGTCGCCTTCACCACCATCGCCGACCCGAAACAGACGCCCGGCGTGGTGTGGCCATCGCTCGACTGGCCGTATCGCGAGGGCCTGCGTATCGACGAGGCCATGCATCCGCTGACGCTGCTGGCGACCGGCCTCTATGGCAAGCCGCTGCTGCAGCAGAACGGCGCGCCGCTGCGACTGGTCGTGCCGTGGAAGTACGGCTTCAAATCCATCAAGTCGATCGTCGCCATCGATTTCGTCGAGAAGATGCCCGAGACCGCATGGCACGACGCGCAGCCCAGCGAGTACGGGTTCTTCTCCAACGTCAATCCGAACGTCGACCATCCGCGCTGGAGCCAGAAGAGCGAGCGCCGCATCGCCGGCACCGCCAGCAAGCTGTTCGCCGAGCGCATCCCGACGCGGATGTTCAACGGCTACGCCGATCAGGTCGGCGGCCTGTATCGCGGCCTCGACCTGAAGAAGTGGTTCTGA
- a CDS encoding energy transducer TonB yields the protein MSTPAPAPNRPGFDFSNWLPAKRSLLWVLLAFVAGLALFALILSRTPDRDAFFRADPNAPSASPSYAPLPAPLPAEGDDNASGMGQRQPTPSQDEEKPRLVETAPPAPPPSLPKPVQPAPSVATTRPEPIAGQTPAPRYPTLSLRRGESGTVTVRAQIGADGEPTSVEVATSSGSRNLDRAATDAVKRWRFRPAMSNGQPVSGTIVVPISFEPRR from the coding sequence ATGTCCACACCCGCCCCTGCGCCGAACCGCCCCGGCTTCGACTTCTCCAACTGGCTGCCGGCCAAGCGTTCGCTGCTATGGGTGCTGCTGGCGTTCGTGGCGGGACTGGCGCTGTTCGCACTGATCCTGTCGCGCACTCCGGACCGGGACGCCTTCTTCCGCGCCGACCCCAACGCGCCTTCCGCATCGCCCTCGTACGCGCCGCTGCCGGCGCCCCTGCCGGCCGAAGGCGACGACAACGCCAGCGGCATGGGCCAGCGCCAGCCGACGCCATCGCAGGATGAGGAAAAGCCGCGTCTGGTCGAGACCGCACCGCCTGCACCACCGCCGTCGCTGCCGAAACCGGTGCAGCCGGCACCGAGCGTGGCCACCACCCGTCCGGAACCGATCGCCGGCCAGACGCCGGCACCGCGCTATCCAACCCTGTCCCTGCGTCGTGGCGAAAGCGGCACCGTGACCGTGCGCGCGCAGATCGGCGCCGATGGCGAGCCGACCTCGGTGGAGGTCGCGACCAGCAGCGGCTCGCGCAACCTCGATCGCGCGGCGACCGACGCGGTCAAGCGCTGGCGTTTCCGTCCGGCGATGAGCAACGGGCAGCCGGTAAGCGGCACGATCGTGGTGCCGATCAGCTTCGAACCGCGCCGCTGA
- a CDS encoding polyhydroxyalkanoic acid system family protein: MSNIDIRHACNLPPDEAKQAVQDVADKLSERFGMSYTWAGDTLNFNRSGVDGHIAVEPGELHVTAKLGFLLSTMKGPIEAEIRRVLDERFT, from the coding sequence ATGTCGAACATCGATATCCGCCACGCATGCAACCTGCCGCCCGACGAGGCGAAGCAGGCCGTACAGGACGTTGCCGACAAGCTCTCCGAGCGCTTCGGCATGAGCTACACCTGGGCCGGCGACACGCTCAACTTCAACCGCAGCGGCGTGGACGGGCACATCGCCGTCGAGCCGGGCGAACTGCACGTGACCGCCAAGCTCGGCTTCCTGCTGAGCACGATGAAGGGACCGATCGAAGCGGAGATCCGCCGCGTCCTCGACGAACGCTTCACCTGA
- the serS gene encoding serine--tRNA ligase, with protein sequence MLDPNLLRQNPAELAERLRQTRGYTLDAGHLESLESERKQIQIRTQELQNLRNTRSKAIGQAKAKGEDVGALMAEVAGFGDELKASEARLEVIRGEIEAIALTIPNLPHESVPQGNDENDNVEQHRWGTPRTFDFPVKDHVELGARNGWLDGDTAAKLSGARFTVLRGGLARLHRALAQFMLDLHTGEHAYQETNVPLLVNADSMRGTGQLPKFEDDLFATAVGDGETAHKRYLIPTSEVPLTNIVRDAIVEADAMPMRMTAHSMCFRAEAGSHGKDTRGMIRQHQFEKVELVTISTPEDSYVEHERMTRCAEVVLEKLGLPYRRVLLCTGDMGFAATRTFDLEVWLPSQDTYREISSCSNCESFQARRMQARWRNPATGKPELVHTLNGSGVAVGRALIAVMENYQNADGSITVPEVLRPYMGGAERIA encoded by the coding sequence ATGCTCGACCCGAACCTGCTGCGCCAAAACCCCGCCGAGCTGGCCGAGCGCCTGCGCCAGACCCGCGGCTATACGCTCGACGCCGGCCATCTGGAATCGCTGGAGAGCGAGCGCAAGCAGATCCAGATCCGCACGCAGGAGCTGCAGAACCTGCGCAACACGCGTTCCAAGGCGATTGGCCAGGCCAAGGCCAAGGGCGAGGACGTGGGCGCGCTGATGGCGGAAGTCGCCGGCTTCGGCGATGAGCTCAAGGCCAGTGAGGCGCGGCTGGAAGTCATCCGCGGCGAGATCGAAGCGATCGCGCTGACCATCCCGAACCTGCCGCACGAGTCGGTGCCGCAGGGCAACGACGAGAACGACAACGTCGAGCAGCACCGCTGGGGCACGCCGCGCACGTTCGATTTTCCGGTCAAGGACCACGTCGAACTGGGCGCGCGCAACGGCTGGCTCGACGGCGACACGGCCGCCAAGCTCAGCGGCGCGCGCTTCACGGTGCTGCGCGGCGGACTGGCGCGCCTGCATCGCGCGCTCGCGCAGTTCATGCTCGACCTGCACACCGGCGAGCACGCCTACCAGGAAACCAACGTCCCGCTGCTGGTCAACGCCGACAGCATGCGCGGCACCGGCCAGCTGCCGAAGTTCGAGGACGATCTGTTCGCCACCGCGGTCGGCGACGGCGAGACCGCGCACAAGCGCTACCTGATCCCGACCTCGGAAGTGCCTCTGACCAACATCGTGCGCGATGCGATCGTCGAGGCCGACGCGATGCCGATGCGCATGACCGCGCATTCGATGTGCTTCCGCGCCGAGGCCGGCAGCCACGGCAAGGACACGCGCGGCATGATCCGCCAGCACCAGTTCGAGAAGGTCGAGCTGGTGACGATCTCCACGCCGGAAGACAGCTACGTCGAGCACGAGCGCATGACGCGCTGCGCGGAAGTCGTGCTGGAAAAGCTGGGTCTGCCCTACCGTCGCGTGCTGCTGTGCACCGGCGACATGGGATTCGCCGCGACCCGGACCTTCGACCTGGAAGTCTGGCTGCCGTCGCAGGACACGTACCGCGAGATTTCCTCGTGCTCCAACTGCGAGTCGTTCCAGGCGCGTCGCATGCAGGCGCGCTGGCGCAATCCCGCCACGGGCAAGCCGGAGCTGGTGCACACGCTCAACGGTTCCGGCGTCGCGGTCGGCCGCGCTCTGATCGCGGTGATGGAGAACTATCAGAACGCCGATGGTTCGATCACCGTGCCCGAGGTGCTGCGTCCGTATATGGGTGGGGCTGAGCGGATCGCCTGA
- the serC gene encoding 3-phosphoserine/phosphohydroxythreonine transaminase, translated as MSRAFNFSPGPATLPEPVLRQAQAEMLEWNGVGASIVEVSHRGPEFIEVARQAEADLRTLMSIPDDYAVLFLQGGATAQQALMALNFAAPGQTVDYVVTGHWGKTAIKQARPYVDVNIAADSEAGGFRDIPARDDWRLSKDAAYVHYTANETIHGVEFRDIPQVDNAPLFADFSSSIAAEPLDVSRFGMIYAGAQKNLGPVGVTVVIVRRDLFERAGQPRADIFNYQSHANGDSMLNTPPTWNWYLAGLMFKWMLAEGGVTEFARRNARKAALLYDTIDGSGGFYRNEVAHAARSRMNVPFFLRDAALDAAFLKEAGTAGLISLKGHRVLGGMRASIYNAMPEEGVQALASFMRDFQSRYG; from the coding sequence ATGTCCCGCGCGTTCAACTTCAGTCCCGGCCCCGCGACCCTGCCCGAGCCGGTGCTGCGCCAGGCGCAGGCGGAGATGCTCGAATGGAACGGCGTCGGCGCCTCGATCGTCGAGGTGAGCCATCGCGGACCCGAGTTCATCGAAGTCGCGCGCCAGGCCGAAGCCGACCTGCGCACGCTGATGTCGATTCCCGACGACTACGCCGTGCTGTTCCTGCAGGGCGGGGCGACCGCGCAGCAGGCGCTGATGGCGCTGAACTTCGCCGCGCCCGGCCAGACCGTCGATTACGTCGTCACCGGCCACTGGGGCAAGACCGCGATCAAGCAGGCGCGGCCCTACGTGGACGTCAACATCGCCGCCGACAGCGAGGCGGGCGGTTTCCGCGACATCCCCGCACGCGACGACTGGCGCCTGTCGAAGGACGCCGCGTACGTGCATTACACCGCCAACGAAACCATCCACGGCGTCGAGTTCCGCGACATCCCGCAGGTCGACAACGCACCGCTGTTCGCCGACTTCAGTTCCTCGATCGCCGCCGAACCGCTGGACGTGTCGCGTTTCGGCATGATCTACGCCGGCGCGCAGAAGAACCTGGGCCCGGTCGGCGTGACGGTGGTGATCGTGCGTCGCGACCTGTTCGAGCGCGCTGGCCAGCCGCGCGCCGACATCTTCAACTACCAGTCGCACGCCAACGGCGACTCGATGCTCAACACGCCGCCGACGTGGAACTGGTACCTGGCCGGCCTCATGTTCAAGTGGATGCTGGCCGAAGGCGGCGTGACCGAATTCGCGCGCCGCAACGCGCGCAAGGCGGCGCTGCTGTACGACACCATCGACGGCTCGGGCGGCTTCTATCGCAATGAGGTCGCGCACGCGGCGCGCTCGCGCATGAACGTGCCGTTCTTCCTGCGCGACGCCGCGCTGGACGCAGCGTTCCTGAAGGAAGCGGGCACGGCAGGACTGATCTCGCTCAAAGGCCACCGCGTGCTCGGCGGCATGCGCGCTTCCATCTACAACGCGATGCCGGAGGAGGGCGTGCAGGCGCTCGCTTCGTTCATGCGCGATTTCCAGTCGCGATACGGATGA